A stretch of DNA from Paramisgurnus dabryanus chromosome 19, PD_genome_1.1, whole genome shotgun sequence:
TCTAGATGTTTTCCTTGTTTGAGGATCAGAGCAAATTTTGGATGATTTAACTCCAATTTAAGGCAATCTTTTGTTTTCCGTaggcatgtaaacaaaagatcTTAACAGAGCAAAGCAATTCATTCTTCATTTAACATCACACAGCATTTCCTAATAATGTGGTTTCATTTCATTCTTAAAGGCCCCACCGGATTTGATTTCCAGTCTAACATTAGGTATATTTACAACCTATTTCATAAATGAGGGATGTTTAAAACATTcccttaaacatttttaaaaggcaaAGAAAAGATTGACTTACCACATCAGCTGAAGAAATAGAAGAAGATCAAACCTTTAGCTCCATGAAAAGACTCTTATTCTCCAGGGATCGAATCAGTCGTACTTTGTACATTTTGATAAGATTTCCACTGGTTGAATATCACGTCCCGGGAATCACCACTTTGTAAGGAGTCCAAatatgaccccatccatccgtttggcccaacgaCAGAATCCAAACGGCATGGCCGGTTTATAGCGCATTCGGTCTTTTCCGGTGCTTCCGGTTTTAACATTACGCAActttataatctgactccaaagatatAAAACGTATTGTAATATGAATCAAATTGATGTAATTTTGGAATTTGGATAAACATTTGACCATTCTATTTACTCATGTTAACATTGGACTCATTCATTCGATTACCAATATCATATCAGCCCACACCGGCCGTTGTGTGGGTACTGAACACAAACTCGACCGTACTAGAGGTTGTAGCTAAAGCAATTTAACAAAGTCAATCTCTTGTTAAAAGGTCACCATATAGCTCTCAAAAATCGccaattaaatataaaacataaaaccataaTCCGAGGTTCAGTCTAGCTCCTTCTAGACGCATAATTACCAAATGCGATTACAAAACAACTTAGTTAAGGTTAAATAATTAATCTGACCATACAATAACTAGAGGTTATGGCTAAAGCAATTTAATGATACCGTTTCATGTTTACGTGCTCTCATTAAATAGTATCCATATAGCCCCCACAGTCGCTTACACCACTTAATGAATTATAACCAGAGGTTTAGCTTAGCTCCTTCTAGCTGCCTATAGTTAAATCATATGACTATATAACAACGTATAAAATAGATAATAGAACTATCACTCTGATAGTCCATGCGACTGCCCACCAACATAGTTAAGAGGCAGAATctaattaacatgaattaaccccGATCAAAGATTTGTGGTAACAAAGGATATCGTAATACTTTATAGTAACTTAGAAGAGTCAATGATACAGAGCAAATTAGAATGAAtgcaaatgtaacaatttattaaccaggtaggaaAAACATAATTCAAAGCCAATTAATATATCCAATTCaaatacaaaagaataaaacgaaaaaccattgcatacctggtaaggagatgaagatctggttacagattcctcaaaataaaataaaaagaaacatgatgctgtatcaaagatacagcatcatgggggtacATTTCTAGATATCGAAAGTCccgcctaaatcttctacacatctccttaaatagccagagaacaaagcattgtGATATGATATACTGATTGGTTCTTGTAAGCCCAGGGGTGTTgcctaatatacatacagtgggtgattgatCAACATGTCTAAGGTGGGAGTTGTCTCCCAACATCAGGTtaagtttacttatttattgtcacagattaacattgaatcctgttgtcatattaataaacccaaatgtaccacttgcattaaaacacttcatATAACACCAAACAAGACCAGTTTCAGATACATGTGTTTGCAGAATGTAGCATTCCATACACAGTTTGCTTTGAGAACATGAGGAGAGGGGGACGAGAAAGTGTGGTAGGGTGTGTGACTCTTCTGTCTCACACTTGGGGGGTAGATGTGAACTCTTTTAGAGAGGTCTCAGATGATAACTCAACAAGAATTAGGAAGCAGTTCCCTGTGGATTCAGCCATTTGCTGCTGGCTTTTGAAATACCTTTTGTGCAGGGTTTGGCACCACCTTACAAAGTACTGCGATGACTGAAATGCTTCAGTGTTCGATCTGTCTGGATGTGTTCAATGATCCAGTCAGCACTCCATGTGGACACAACTTCTGTAAGATCTGCCTGAAGAAATGTTGGGACAACAGTCAGGACTGCAGCTGTCCAAATTGTAGAGAAACATTCAAGCAAAGACCTGAACTCAAGATTAATACAACACTCAGAGATCTTGTGGATGAACATAAGAAGAAAACTGCAGAGAAACCTGAAGTCCTCTGTGACATCTGTGAGGAAGTAAAGCTGAAGGCTGTGAAGTCCTGTCTGGTGTGTCAGAGCTCTTACTGTGAAACTCATCTGGGCCGTCATTTGAGAGTGCCAGGTTTACAGAAACACAAACTGATCGATCCTGTGAATAATCTGCAGGATTATATATGTCTGAAACATGAGAGACCTCTGGAGCTCTTCTGTAGAGATGATCAGACATGTGTGTGTCTCATCTGTACTGTCACAGATCACAAGAATCACAACACTGTGACTTATGAAGAGGAGATTGCGGAGAAGAAGGTGAGATTTACTGCTAAATTAAATTTTTGGGATGAACTGTTCCTTTACACTGCCTTTAAAATACTCAAACAAGGCAGTGTTGTTAAAATGTATCTGTGTTGTTCTTTCTATAGATTGAGCTGTtgaagagacagacagacgtgCAGCAGAAGATCCAAGACAGAATCAAAAAGATTCAAGATATCAAACATTCAGCAGAACTCAGAAGAGTGAGTTTAAAAACTATTGAAGAAGTtcaatgtttaatattttatgttttaattagatttttcaatAAAGTTGCTGAATTGAACATTAAAATGCAGTTTGTTGATTGATGTGTCAGAGAAACACAGAGAAGGAGCAAGCAGCCAGCGTGAATATCTTCACTGATCTCATCAGATCCATTGAGAGAAGTCAGTCTGAACTGATGAAGATGATGGAGGAGAGACAGAAAGCAGCAGAGAAACAGGATGAAGATCTCATTAAAGATCTGGAGCAGGAGATCACTGAGCTGAAGAGAAGAAACACTGAGCTGGAGAAGATCACAAACACTGAAGATCATCTACACATCATACAGGTCACTGAATCTCTCATGAGGTTTTTCTCTTCTGTGAGTTTCTCTGCTGATGTTCTTCTTTCTTATGCTGTAGATTCACTCATCCATCTGTAGGCCTTTAAACATCAAGAACTGGCCTGAGATCAGTACGAAGACTCATGTGAGTGTGGAGGAGACGATGAGATCTTTGACTCAACTGCAGGAGACTCTACATGAGAAACTTGGTAAAGCCGGTAAGTAAAGATCAGATATACTATCTAGGGATTTTCAAAGTTTTGGACCTTGGTTCTTATGTTTTTCTTGGGCAGAGTAGCTCAGTTGGTGGAGCATTGCATTAGAAGTGTAAAGGTTATGATTTTTTGATTTCCAGAGAACACAGCAAAGTGTTAAATTAATACTGCTTGGTGTATATATAATACACACagtgttgttaaattaacactgaaTCAGTACAttgttgtattcttcatatgaACTATTGTTGTGTTTTAGATAAAAAGTACAAACTTTAAACAATACTATTTCTTCTAAATATCATACAGTACTGGCTTAAGCTCTAAGAGAGTCCATCCACAATTTTGTGTAtatcatttaaacaaaaaaagcaaAATCTATCTTTCGTGGGTCATATAGAGTAGCGCTGCTTGGTCTAAAGTTTGGTTTTGTCTACATTTATCCTGCTGTACAACTAGCAATAATTCAGCATAAAAGTTTGACAACTTTTTAGATTCGGTAGCTACTGTATCTACTGTAATTACATATATAAATTCATGTGAACGATGTGATGTTTTATTGTCATTTGTCTGTATAGTGTTGAAGAAGATCCAGCAGTATGCAGGTACAGTGTGACATCTGATCTGTTCACTCATACTACAATAGTTTACATTTATATACTGAAATATTTCTGACAGTTTGATTAAATATCACAAACATCATTATCACAAAGTGTTGTGAAGTTGTGATTTATATTCTCTGATCTCTCTCAGTGGATGTGACTCTGGATCCTGATACAGCAAATCCATATCTTACATTGTCTGATGATAAGAAACAAGTGAAATATGGAGACATTAGGCGTGATCTTCCATACAACCCAAAGAGGTTTGATATGTATTATAATGTCCTGGGTAATGAGGGATTCTCATCAGGGAGATTTTATTATGAGGTTGAGGTGAAAAGAAAGACTGAATGGCAGTTAGGTGTGGTCAGAGAATCTGTTAATAGAAAGGAAAAGGCCACACTGACACCAGCGAATGGATTCTGGACTGTGTGGATGAGGAATGAAAATGAATATAGAGCTTGTGCTGATCCTGTTGTCTTTCTGTCAGTGAAAGTGATACCACAGAAGGTGGGTGTGTTTGTGGATTATGAGGAGGGTTTGGTCTCCTTTTATGAAGTGGTATCCAGATCTCATATCTACTCTTTCACTGGTCAATCTTTCAATGAGAAACTTTATCCAGTTTTGAACCCATGTGACAATGAAAATGGTAAAAACTTAGTCCCAATGATTATTACACCTGTCCATTACAATCAGTAAATGAACAACctcatatatatttaaatatgccAAAAATAATTTTGCAGATCTCATACTCTCACTAAAATGTTTACTCAATAGCATTGTATGAATATAAGTTAGTCAGTTTAGGTCAATTAAAATATGATTCATTCTTGATTCAACTTGTTCAGGTTGTACATGTAATGAAAGTGAAGTTACTTggattaataaataataaatttgtGTCCTAAAAACCAATGGGCATTAATTGAATATTCATAAATGGCTCATTTTAggttaattaaaatattatacatttacaaacagatgtattttagttttattgaAGAAATGTAACTTGTTTAGGTTCATGTATGAGAGAAAAGTTACAGTTAAGTTGTCAGGAAACGgactcagagtcaagtgcaagttaaatagtttatttagaaaaatatagaaaacaggagagcaagtcactggtagatccacacacggcgatcactcccacagtaggggagagtgagtcggcgctacacaataattcagtacagatccaaaggaagagagagccacccacgcgctccgtcgagaacgccagcacTGTCACCACACTCAACAGAGGGATaaaacacgccgccctgaaggtggatgacaggcggagatggaagtccaagttctcagacgggtaatccactgtgtaatccagatgtagaaggaccacccggaaaccactggtcaccgcctaaaaacgaagcgaaccagcggttccgagaaacaacagtcgttagagtcaatataatccacaaggtaaaatgggtgaactccactcacgggtgaagatgcaaaccggagagagggagacagctggtataccgcctagaaacgaagcgaaccagctgtatcgagagacaaacaaagtcagtaTAATCCAAGCTCCTACAAGCGAGTGGTCCGGGTGAAGACGcgtccccgaacgccgaaaccaaacctggggtaacacaggagaagacagagagcgactgacaagacaaggcagggcagcaggactgtgataaaacaatgagcgcgcaataAAGGACAGGATTACGTGCACAATCGGTGAACAATCaactgaaacaagggggcggagttagtgaacacacgaggaaccggcaccacaggtaaacaacacacacacacagatcacacagccatcgatcacccagcagtcatgacagtagccccccctccacgaccggcaccagacggaccgggggactcaccctgtcgccgacggaggtcctcgatcagcccaggatccagcaaatcccgacccggaacccagctcctctcatcaggactgtatccttcccaatccactaaatactgaaatcctctgcccctgcggcgggagtctagtaacctcttaacagtgtagacaggggcaccatccactagacgaggggcggggggattgggggcagagacaggggggttatagcgagcaaacatcacaggtttaaccttggatacatgaaaaacagggtgaacccgaccaagagaaaggggtaacttaagcttaatcgtcaccggattaatgaccttagaaatactgtatggcccaatgaatctcggagccagcttacgagaaggctcacggagagacagatccttggtagaaagccataccttttgaccacaaacgtaacggggtggaggtcgccgatgacgatcagctgcagctttggttcgtctggaattagataataacagtgtcttagctctcctccaggtgcgtctgcacctgcgtacgaaagctaacgcagacggaaccgctgcctcgggctcctgtgatggaaacaggggaggttgataaccgatggaaagttcaaacggggacaaattggtagacgtaacgggaagagaattatgagaatactcaacccacgggagctgatcgcaccaggaattcggatattgtgacgacagacagcggagcgttctaccga
This window harbors:
- the LOC135773363 gene encoding E3 ubiquitin/ISG15 ligase TRIM25-like — protein: MSSLSTAMTEMLQCSICLDVFNDPVSTPCGHNFCKICLKKCWDNSQDCSCPNCRETFKQRPELKINTTLRDLVDEHKKKTAEKPEVLCDICEEVKLKAVKSCLVCQSSYCETHLGRHLRVPGLQKHKLIDPVNNLQDYICLKHERPLELFCRDDQTCVCLICTVTDHKNHNTVTYEEEIAEKKIELLKRQTDVQQKIQDRIKKIQDIKHSAELRRRNTEKEQAASVNIFTDLIRSIERSQSELMKMMEERQKAAEKQDEDLIKDLEQEITELKRRNTELEKITNTEDHLHIIQIHSSICRPLNIKNWPEISTKTHVSVEETMRSLTQLQETLHEKLGKAVLKKIQQYAGTV